The genomic segment ACTACTCGGGACCGAGCAATCGAATGGAACGGCACTTCGAAAGCCATCAGGTCCGTTTCGCGAGCGATCTCCGTGAGGGAGTAGACAGGCCTCTCCGTCCATTGCTCTACGCGCGCCTTGTTCACAGCCAGTTCGTCCTGCTGTCCTTCTTCGCTCGCGAATCCGGCGATCGTGAAGTCCTCACACGCTTTCTGCGAATTGTGGACCTTGACTCGGTCTTGTTCGTCCTGAAAAAGCCGTCGTGGTTTAATCCGAACAGAGGCTCAGACCCTGCGAACCCGGGGGACCCCCGGATCTGGGGCGCACGTGGCGTGGTTCGTGACTTTGCCTCTCGCCTGTACCGTATTGCATTAGCGCCTATGCGGGGGCGCCGCGGCTCTGAGCGCCTCTACCTCTATTTGAAAGACAAAAAGGACTTGCTTGCCCTTGCGGATGGCTACGATAACCAGGCGGAGTTCTTCAAGGCACTTGAAAGCCTTTACATCTCTGATCTGATTGAGGATGTCCGAACCCGGGTCACGATAAGTGGCAGCGACGATGCTCTTACGTTCCGCGAGTTGAGCGAGGGCGAACAGCAGCTCTTGACGGTGCTGGGTTTGCTTCGGTTTGTAGAGGGTCAGGAGGGGCTCATTCTTCTTGATGAGCCTGACACGCATCTGAATCCGTCTTGGAGCTTGGACTATACCTACCTCCTGAAGACCCACGTGTCTGATCCCGATTCAGCCAATATCGTGATGGCCACGCACGACCCGCTGGTTGTGTCGGCACTTACCCGCGATGAAGTCCGCGTAATGAGGCGAGGCGAAGCGGACAGGATTCATGCCGCGGTTCCTGAAGAAGACCCTAGGGGCATGGGGGTGGCTGGCCTCTTGACTAGCCAGCTTTACGGGTTGAGGTCGCAGCTCGATCGAGAGACGCTCAACGCGCTAGATCGCAAGCGGGATCTAGCATCGCTCGATACGTTGACTCCGGAGCAACGCGTCGAGTTGTCGTCACTGAATGATTATCTGGCTAATCTTGACTTTTCGAGGACCACCCGCGACCCGCTCTACAAGCCCTATGTCTCGGCTATGACCGTACTGGAAAATCACTTTGCCTTGCGGAAGGCCACTTTAACGCCGGGGGAAATTGACCGGCGGCAAGATTTAGCCAACGAAGTGGTCCGATCGCTGCTTGAAAGGTTGGAGGCAGAGCCGTGATCTTCATTGATCTAGTCAGGCTTGAGCAGCGGGTGGAGCTGTCATGGAAGAAAAAGGCTGCGGCGGCGCTTCTTGACGTGCGTGCTGCGACGACAAGCGACGATCGCAAGAAGGTTCTGGCCAAGCACGCGAGTCTCTGGGCAGAAGTAAAACATCAGTTGGCGGGCGCGAGCGCGGGCAAGTGTTGGTATTGCGAAACTCGCGACGTGCGGTCTGATGCTGCAGTTGATCACTTTCGGCCGAAGAGCAAGGTCGAGGAAAGCGCGGAACATGAAGGTTACTGGTGGCTTGCCTTCGATTTT from the Solwaraspora sp. WMMD1047 genome contains:
- a CDS encoding ATP-binding protein; this translates as MRLESLYITSWKNLQDFEIHFSDVPTTVLVGQNGTGKSNVLEALIIIFRDLDLGAPPLFAFKLAYRCKGKSIRVDCDPARRGRTAHIEVDGERWRSDRFSRKGGGEYLPGFVFGYYSGPSNRMERHFESHQVRFASDLREGVDRPLRPLLYARLVHSQFVLLSFFARESGDREVLTRFLRIVDLDSVLFVLKKPSWFNPNRGSDPANPGDPRIWGARGVVRDFASRLYRIALAPMRGRRGSERLYLYLKDKKDLLALADGYDNQAEFFKALESLYISDLIEDVRTRVTISGSDDALTFRELSEGEQQLLTVLGLLRFVEGQEGLILLDEPDTHLNPSWSLDYTYLLKTHVSDPDSANIVMATHDPLVVSALTRDEVRVMRRGEADRIHAAVPEEDPRGMGVAGLLTSQLYGLRSQLDRETLNALDRKRDLASLDTLTPEQRVELSSLNDYLANLDFSRTTRDPLYKPYVSAMTVLENHFALRKATLTPGEIDRRQDLANEVVRSLLERLEAEP